In a single window of the Nodularia spumigena CCY9414 genome:
- the avd gene encoding diversity-generating retroelement protein Avd, producing the protein MEELPIIQKTYDLIKWYIPILTRLPRIHKFTLGDRMTNQLYDLLEGLLTARDRQEKLSVLEPLKSIIDILKYQTRILFAGLTQNYGKTNHVREASPLLPLGEVKKVSESSCVSPNLILI; encoded by the coding sequence ATGGAAGAATTACCAATTATCCAAAAAACCTACGACCTGATTAAATGGTACATCCCAATTCTGACTCGGTTGCCCAGAATTCATAAATTTACCTTGGGTGACAGAATGACCAATCAATTATATGATTTGCTAGAGGGCTTATTAACCGCTCGCGATCGCCAAGAAAAGCTTAGTGTGTTAGAACCCCTCAAAAGTATTATAGATATTTTAAAATATCAAACTAGGATATTATTTGCAGGACTTACGCAAAATTATGGAAAAACGAACCACGTTCGCGAAGCGTCTCCCCTTCTCCCTTTGGGAGAAGTTAAGAAGGTTTCAGAGAGTTCTTGCGTAAGTCCTAATTTGATTTTAATTTAA
- a CDS encoding SUMF1/EgtB/PvdO family nonheme iron enzyme gives MTDLRFRVGLSFAGESRDFVGQVANELAMEWGRQKIFYDNFHEAELAILNLDKHLQNIYHKQCDLVVIFIGKDYEQKDWCRLEWRAIRDLIKTKNQESPLAIMPIRIDSGDVSGLFSIDGYIDIRDRKPHEIASLINQRLASLGYSHSSFTTPPPSPPPQDIPDSQPLLQKFEFKFAKLTSKQFLGVNKIQRNDYLGEAEGFTEDLGQGINLEMVKIPGGIFTMGASKKEERSSDDERPEHQVTVPSFYMGRFLVTQPQWVIVAASFPQINRKLETRPSHFKGDDNLPVESISWYDAVEFCKRLSQKTGRDYRLPSEAEWEYACRAGTYTPFHFGDIITSEVANYDGNSTYGNSLKGQYRQKTTPVGSFPPNAFGLYDMHGNLWEWCLDTWHSNYKVAPRDGSAWIDNDNQKLLRGGSWYYFPRHCRSAFRNYVDPDNRNILIGFRVVVSAARTL, from the coding sequence ATGACGGATTTGCGGTTTCGAGTAGGACTTTCGTTTGCTGGAGAATCTAGAGATTTTGTAGGACAGGTTGCTAACGAATTAGCAATGGAATGGGGTAGACAGAAAATTTTTTATGACAATTTTCATGAAGCCGAACTTGCCATACTTAATCTAGATAAACATTTACAAAATATTTATCATAAGCAATGTGATTTAGTTGTTATTTTTATTGGTAAAGATTATGAACAAAAAGATTGGTGTCGTTTAGAATGGCGCGCTATACGTGACTTAATAAAAACCAAAAATCAGGAATCACCTTTAGCAATTATGCCAATTCGCATAGATAGTGGTGATGTATCTGGTCTATTTTCAATTGACGGTTATATTGATATCAGAGATCGAAAACCTCATGAAATTGCTTCTTTGATTAATCAGCGATTGGCTTCATTAGGATATTCCCATTCTTCATTCACTACGCCACCTCCTTCACCTCCTCCACAAGATATACCTGATTCTCAGCCACTATTACAAAAATTCGAGTTTAAATTTGCTAAACTAACATCAAAACAATTTTTAGGTGTCAATAAAATTCAGCGTAATGATTATTTAGGAGAAGCTGAAGGCTTTACAGAAGATTTAGGTCAGGGTATAAACCTAGAAATGGTAAAGATTCCTGGTGGAATTTTTACGATGGGTGCTTCCAAAAAAGAGGAACGAAGTAGCGATGATGAACGTCCCGAACACCAAGTAACAGTTCCATCCTTTTATATGGGAAGATTCCTCGTTACTCAACCACAATGGGTAATAGTAGCTGCATCTTTTCCACAAATTAATAGAAAACTAGAGACTCGACCATCTCATTTTAAAGGAGATGACAATCTTCCTGTAGAGAGTATTTCGTGGTATGATGCAGTTGAGTTTTGCAAAAGACTGTCTCAAAAAACAGGTCGTGATTATCGACTACCCAGTGAGGCAGAATGGGAATATGCTTGTCGTGCCGGCACCTATACACCTTTTCATTTTGGTGATATAATTACAAGTGAAGTGGCTAACTATGATGGTAACTCCACTTATGGTAATAGCCTGAAAGGACAGTATCGGCAAAAAACAACGCCTGTAGGCAGCTTTCCTCCTAATGCCTTTGGCTTGTATGATATGCACGGAAACCTGTGGGAATGGTGTTTAGATACCTGGCACAGTAACTATAAAGTTGCGCCAAGGGATGGTAGTGCTTGGATTGATAATGATAATCAAAAGCTGCTGCGCGGTGGTTCCTGGTACTACTTTCCGAGGCATTGCCGTTCTGCGTTTCGTAACTACGTCGACCCGGACAATAGGAACATCCTCATCGGTTTTCGGGTTGTAGTTTCCGCCGCGAGGACTCTTTAG